The following proteins are encoded in a genomic region of Anas acuta chromosome 28, bAnaAcu1.1, whole genome shotgun sequence:
- the LOC137845723 gene encoding uncharacterized protein: MHYYGERYKHLYLPGSSYITESLQQCMPQPDACSTTCHPLSVIKSPMPRWQSYVQPFTYVCSQPTVTQSQLLSCQPYVQPCVLLCPEPCETTRLLPCRKPSVKLSTTQSFQTCENGHYEKKRVAKSLPPCAPRCPEPGKLRFPPCGIKYSSSCKDERASQKISRCSSQRYGTELRSLQGMTGGYSPPLRGVTECPPQQYVTQCFQQEYVSTFPHQKCMKGYPTQECITTYTSQQNGTKSLQQPQVPKCPPGTGIKESSSQQRVTKCSLLQEGVKHKSSSMQHISKSKCLHSCANQHSPRHHSGGVKRSSHTKKSRCASKWLW; the protein is encoded by the coding sequence ATGCACTATTATGGGGAGCGGTATAAACACCTATACCTGCCGGGATCGAGCTACATCACTGAAAGCCTCCAGCAGTGCATGCCCCAGCCTGATGCGTGCAGCACCACGTGCCACCCACTGAGCGTGATCAAGAGCCCGATGCCCAGATGGCAAAGCTATGTGCAACCTTTCACTTACGTCTGCTCACAGCCAACCGTGACCCAGAGCCAGCTGCTGTCTTGCCAGCCCTATGTCCAGCCATGTGTCCTGCTGTGCCCTGAGCCCTGTGAGACCACTCGCCTGCTACCCTGCAGGAAGCCCAGCGTGAAGCTGAGCACGACGCAGAGTTTCCAGACCTGTGAGAATGGCCACTATGAGAAGAAGCGGGTGGCCAAGAGCCTCCCACCCTGTGCACCCAGGTGCCCAGAGCCAGGCAAGCTGAGGTTCCCACCATGTGGGATCAAATACTCATCCTCCTGCAAGGATGAGCGTGCATCGCAGAAGATATCCAGATGCTCATCTCAGCGGTATGGCACGGAGCTCCGGTCCCTGCAGGGGATGACCGGTGGCTATTCCCCACCGCTGCGGGGGGTCACCGAGTGTCCCCCACAGCAGTACGTGACCCAGTGCTTCCAGCAGGAGTATGTGAGCACATTCCCTCACCAGAAGTGCATGAAGGGGTACCCGACGCAGGAGTGCATCACCACCTACACCTCGCAGCAGAATGGAACCAAGAGCTTGCAGCAGCCACAGGTGCCTAAGTGCCCCCCTGGCACCGGAATAAAGGAGAGCTCGTCGCAGCAACGTGTGACCAAGTGctcactgctgcaggagggggtcAAGCACAAGAGCTCGTCCATGCAGCACATCAGCAAGTCCAAGTGCCTCCACTCGTGTGCCAACCAGCACTCGCCACGGCACCACTCAGGGGGGGTTAAGCGTTCGAGCCACACCAAGAAGAGCCGCTGTGCTTCAAAGTGGCTCTGGTGA